A genomic window from Leishmania panamensis strain MHOM/PA/94/PSC-1 chromosome 5 sequence includes:
- a CDS encoding hypothetical protein (TriTrypDB/GeneDB-style sysID: LpmP.05.0750) has product MVKAVVMIILVMGCACVDECPSASPFSDPSRCSPPNATSEGIPHRKRRAALRVHPHLSHLLSPSAANMTSLPPPPPPPLLPPKCCLQPLITYLKRGRPVMRSAAAAPPSTIAVGAALLPMNDLRTGMAPAALPRDHDPQSTRPAATSPSPPMPTCRRLSYNSAKTGSSSRSHTRASPSSVASSHSCVRPPSQQQSQKLQHFWQKPVPVAEVATTTASLRSTTAAARATVIAADTCAIRHDSPLVARSRSPSICIGSAASPCSPEAPPFAATVAASATCAVVCSAKRGSGGTALLSHVPIDGRRGGATTAVGNGSTSPPSATIAQAVTATVIVKHRTPGRAKGPSLLSLPSLSSAAVSPRAAAPRPLPARHHSAGTTTLASSGLPVAQPQPQRAAPPPQRRRSRSASSGICGAGTNPNNVYFQPAPTLRNVGAGDPSPFSAGQLAMPRRSPQWPAVAPALTVAATTTRTVQQRAPPVQLVRPAELHRSATMVTRVAAAVQDRLQPPHRSKLARTLSVTSVQHRRRTPSTGSFDGGSDSARNTESVASASLFTRRASISPLGAVAEAPGGRSIAPTASRRPRLSTASGPLSTYTTRGARSGGSPAGHIEPWSSDNGAPDFVAASNNTTAEERTLLRKDVVRSSSAPAHKQRHARSSSRTSSAVPGNLASQAPRTADGCGALAAAPPLLVRSASVSSAHQRRPHTSTDNPVGIVATAASGPATVSTSFVRTSLVPRRSQSRNGTSGTTRSGATGKNALTSLGTAAVSITARAPNVNIDVTARRANPGATRPTIDSTAGAGDPCSRPLASTEAGLRRLASRKPRDGGSKNTVSASQSSMIEMEESKAFLQEFQRMNERELALFGTLLATVASEQQQRCDLGIAGGAALGADKADDTAMLSSAAGDRAAGIAPSTGVVVSAEDVTVWACKRAVSLPLHQQQGQSKLEQTSGMPPPTTTTPGRPEAVAPPHLHADDELIVLVRRSHSCTASLHAPPSSSMSGSEAQQLQTDQLTQRTDGTKGQDDAHLVTSPHAAVRPPPHQQQQQGIVVDTAAGSRSRCYATALHRASRSPSPAPPPLVSTADGKENDLQTLLLNSASSTSVPASSLPTPTCAQAHPGTTRVPQQQQQQQQVGMLASACPDMSGSGGLRPRAETDVNTSANRTAAGAAWKSSVEAMSRSTRTVRKELPSSTGAAAATAGTVRQGMVCDGPSSAAAAAAAGRIRGGGRRRCGANNGKDTSPSPPEQQRQCNAEGYADIIRRYIPNGLEESHDGNGIDGCDNNLKEGGVPFDEDPHSAGASASSLSRAASEASAPLAALKRAKEMAAELAAAARTKTIAADKYSAAMMPTPFLSPSIFSFADSPTSGSASMSRASGGYATGAATEISGVRVTAAQLQLLIDGSRSQANYARYQPL; this is encoded by the coding sequence AATAACGTATCTAAAGAGGGGGCGCCCAGTCATgcgttctgctgctgctgctcctccgtccACCATCGCTGTAGGGGCCGCGCTCCTCCCCATGAACGACTTACGAACAGGTATGGCACCGGCTGCACTTCCGCGGGACCACGACCCGCAGTCGACGCGTCCTGCTGCAACGTCGCCGTCCCCGCCCATGCCcacgtgccgccgcctgaGCTACAACAGTGCGAAGACGGGGAGCAGCTCACGGAGTCACACGCGGGCGTCGCCGTCTTCCGTTGCCTCATCCCACTCGTGCGTCCGCCCGCCATCACAGCAACAGTCGCAGAAGCTCCAGCACTTTTGGCAGAAACCCGTGCCCGTCGCAGAGGTGGCCACCACAACTGCTAGCCTCCGTTCGACTACCGCCGCGGCTCGCGCTACTGTCATCGCCGCAGACACCTGTGCGATACGGCACGACAGCCCGCTCGTTGCCCGGTCCCGCTCCCCATCAATCTGCATAGGCTCTGCTGCATCGCCGTGCTCACCAGAGGCCCCACCGTTCgcggcaacggtggcggcgtcggccacctgtgcggtggtgtgcagcgcaaaaagaggcagcgggggcaccgcccttctctcccacgtGCCCATCGACGGCAGACGAGGCGGCGCGACAACAGCGGtgggcaacggcagcacctcgccgccCTCGGCGACGATCGCTCAAGCAGTGACAGCCACCGTCATCGTGAAGCATAGAACTCCTGGGCGTGCGAAGGggccatcgctgctgtcactgccgtcgctgtcatccgctgccgtctcccctcgcgcagcagcacctcgaccCCTACCGGCACGTCACCACAGCGCTGGGACTACTACCCTCGCTAGTAGCGGTCTGCCAGTCGCTcagccgcagccacagcgtGCCGCACCTCCCCCTCAGAGGCGCCGCAGTCGGTCCGCCAGCAGTGGAATATGTGGCGCAGGCACTAACCCCAACAACGTGTACTTTCAgccagcgccgacgctgcgcaACGTTGGTGCGGGTgacccttcccctttctccgcAGGGCAGCTGGCCATGCCTCGGCGATCGCCGCAGTGGCCAGCAGTGGCCCCCGCCCTCACGGTCGCTGCAACGACCACAAGaacagtgcagcagcgcgcacctcCCGTGCAGCTCGTCCGCCCCGCAGAACTGCACCGCAGTGCCACCATGGTCACCAGAGTAGCGGCTGCCGTGCAGGACCGCCTACAGCCTCCACACCGGTCGAAGCTGGCACGCACTTTGTCCGTGACATcagtgcagcaccgtcgccgtaCTCCGTCCACAGGCAGCTTCGATggtggcagcgacagcgctcgCAACACAGAGTCGGTCGCGTCTGCGTCGCTCTTTACGCGCCGCGCATCCATTAGCCCTcttggcgccgtcgccgaggCCCCTGGGGGACGGTCAATCGCACCCACCGCCTCACGACGACCGCGCCTGAGCACGGCGTCGggccccctctccacctacACGACACGAGGAGCGAGGAGCGGCGGAAGTCCGGCAGGGCATATTGAGCCGTGGAGCTCCGATAACGGTGCGCCGGACTTTGTCGCCGCCAGCAacaacaccaccgctgaAGAACGCACTTTGCTTCGCAAGGACGtagtgcgcagcagctctgccccAGCGCACAAGCAACGCCacgcgaggagcagcagtcgtaccagcagcgcagtgccCGGTAACCTCGCCAGCCAAGCCCCCCGCACTGCGGATGGATGCggtgcgctggcggcggctccACCCCTCCTTGTGCGCTCCGCCTCGGTGAGCAGTGCACACCAGCGGCGACCGCACACCAGCACCGACAATCCGGTCGGCATCGTTGCGACGGCCGCTTCTGGGCCAGCGACGGTGTCCACCAGCTTCGTGCGTACGTCGCTAGTGCCGCGCCGTAGCCAGAGCCGCAACGGCACCAGTGGCACCACTCGCAGCGGTGCTACCGGGAAAAACGCGCTGACCTCGCtgggcaccgcagcagtgtCGATAACAGCTAGAGCCCCCAACGTGAATATCGACGTCACTGCCAGGCGTGCCAACCCCGGTGCTACCCGCCCCACCATCGACAGCACTGCCGGTGCTGGTGACCCCTGCTCGCGTCCTTTGGCTTCCACCGAGGCAGGATTGCGTCGCCTTGCCAGTCGCAAGCCacgagacggcggcagcaaaaACACCGTGTCAGCGAGTCAGTCATCGATGATTGAAATGGAGGAGAGCAAGGCGTTCCTGCAAGAGTTCCAGCGCATGAATGAGCGTGAATTGGCCTTGTTCGGGACGCTGCTGGCCACTGTGGccagcgagcagcagcagcgctgtgacctcggcatcgctggcggtgctgctctggGCGCAGACAAGGCGGACGACACCGCCATGCTAAGCAGCGCCGCGGGTGATAGAGCCGCTGGCATTGCCCCTTCGACGGGAGTAGTAGTGTCAGCAGAGGACGTGACGGTGTGGGCATGCAAGCGTGCCGTCTCTCTACCCCTCCATCAGCAACAGGGGCAGTCGAAGCTAGAGCAGACATCCggcatgccgccgccgacaacgacgacgccaGGAAGGCCAGaagcggtggcaccgccTCACCTGCATGCCGACGATGAGCTCATCGTTCTGGTGCGTCGttcgcacagctgcaccgccagcCTTCACGCTCCGCCATCATCATCGATGTCGGGGTcggaagcgcagcagctgcagacggACCAACTCACTCAGCGAACTGATGGAACCAAAGGGCAAGACGACGCCCATCTCGTGACGAGTCCGCATGCCGCCGTGCGGCCTccaccacaccagcagcaacagcagggCATTGTGGTAGACACGGCTGCAGGAAGCCGTAGCAGATGCTACGCAACAGCGCTGCATCGTGCGTCTCGCAGCCCGTCGCcggcacctccgccactggTCAGCACTGCTGACGGAAAAGAGAATGACCTGCAGACCCTTCTGCTCAACTCTgcgagcagcacctctgTTCCTGCATCCTCCCTTCCGACACCGACTTGTGCACAAGCACACCCTGGCACCACACGagtgccacagcagcagcagcagcagcagcaggtggggATGTTGGCGAGTGCATGCCCGGACATgagtggcagtggtgggCTGCGGCCACGTGCGGAAACGGACGTCAACACGTCTGCGaaccgcaccgctgccggggCTGCGTGGAAATCTTCAGTGGAAGCAATGTCAAGGTCGACGCGCACGGTACGCAAAGAATTACCGTCCAGCACTGGGGCAGCGGCCGCGACGGCTGGGACAGTGAGGCAGGGTATGGTGTGCGATGGCCCAtcctcggctgctgctgctgctgctgccggtcgcatccgaggcggcggccggcgtCGTTGCGGCGCCAACAATGGCAAAGACACGTCGCCTTCGCCcccagagcagcagcggcagtgcaacGCTGAGGGCTACGCAGATATCATCCGCCGCTACATCCCTAACGGGCTAGAGGAGTCGcacgacggcaacggcatTGACGGCTGCGACAATAACttgaaggagggaggagtgccCTTCGATGAGGACCCTCACTCTGCGGGTGCCTCTGCATCTTCGCTGTCACGAGCAGCGTCTGAGgcgtcagcgccgctggcTGCACtcaagagagcgaaggagatgGCCGCCGAactggccgccgctgcgcggACGAAGACGATAGCAGCGGACAAATACTCTGCAGCGATGATGCCCACGCCGTTCTTGTCGCCCTcgatcttctccttcgctgaCTCACCCACAAGCGGCAGTGCAAGCATGAGCCGCGCGAGTGGTGGCTACGCCACTGGAGCGGCGACGGAAATATCCGGCGTCCGGGTTaccgccgcgcagctgcagcttctcaTTGACGGCTCACGAAGCCAAGCGAACTATGCACGCTATCAACCCCTTTAG
- a CDS encoding hypothetical protein (TriTrypDB/GeneDB-style sysID: LpmP.05.0760) has translation MLASALRHSAAGGHGSTASTVSKIPSIERASPYLRFSTLRLHPHHEPNFRARPAGWKGWNSKQCMDPWAPYPLTTPVRHVDRQCAGMWFGMGHFALKNFFGPLHWKFWLRLSFLGTIGWIYSLLSYALRMHRNGWEWKNRGAVYSMD, from the coding sequence ATGCTTGCTAGCGCTCTTCGCCActccgctgctggaggtcACGGCTCGACCGCGAGCACCGTGTCGAAGATTCCGAGCATCGAGCGCGCCAGTCCGTACCTGCGCTTCAGCACGCTGCGCCTGCACCCACACCACGAGCCGAACTTCCGTGCCCGCCCGGCAGGGTGGAAGGGGTGGAACAGCAAGCAGTGTATGGACCCCTGGGCACCCTACCCGCTGACAACGCCTGTGCGCCATGTCGACCGTCAGTGCGCTGGCATGTGGTTCGGCATGGGCCACTTCGCGCTGAAGAACTTCTTCGGTCCACTACATTGGAAGTTTTGGCTGCGCTTGTCGTTCTTGGGCACCATTGGCTGGATctactccctcctctcttacGCGCTGCGCATGCACCGCAACGGCTGGGAGTGGAAGAACCGCGGCGCCGTCTACTCCATGGATTAA
- a CDS encoding hypothetical protein (TriTrypDB/GeneDB-style sysID: LpmP.05.0790), with product MDKVTSIISVATSGGLDGAAGTDNQESLCPSLTFKQRVQGCLGCAGIGLLFFILSWVTVFLGDYVSFGFLFTLGNLMCLGSTFFLAGPVRQFKSMFDEGRWIASTVYLITMVLTILCVVLVHSGLLTLLSSILQLMALVWYILSYIPFARDVVKGALSSLTSR from the coding sequence atgGATAAGGTTACCTCCATCATCAGCGTCGCGACTAGCGGTGGGCTGGACGGGGCGGCAGGGACGGACAACCAGGAAAGCCTCTGCCCATCGCTCACCTTCAAGCAGCGTGTGCAGGGATGCCTTGGCTGCGCTGGAATTGGCTTGCTTTTTTTCATCCTCAGCTGGGTGACTGTGTTCCTCGGCGACTACGTCTCCTTCGGtttcctcttcaccctcgGCAACCTGATGTGCCTcggcagcaccttcttcctcgctgGACCAGTCCGGCAGTTCAAGAGCATGTTCGACGAGGGTCGCTGGATCGCGTCAACAGTGTACCTCATCACGATGGTGCTCACCATCCTCTGCGTCGTGCTCGTGCACAGCGGTCTCTTGACACTCCTGTCGAGTATCCTCCAGCTCATGGCGCTCGTGTGGTACATTCTCTCGTACATACCATTCGCGCGCGATGTGGTGAAGGGCGCCCTCTCCAGCCTGACGAGCCGCTGA
- a CDS encoding mitochondrial glycoprotein, putative (TriTrypDB/GeneDB-style sysID: LpmP.05.0770), whose translation MARAYATTTPPLEGSHNDPADEGVHRMNDGSVGAAAAHLQHAPTLRSALPPSAVELPEESFLKCIDKEIFDEKVRLDKEDGPPPVPMGWTMHHTEGTSFIYGRRLWVPPPSSSSSPRPRSRDAEAQGNDVSGSSTQENRDGEQQREVRAAPRAVERHFLRIQLTARDASLDPECDVRGEHFPFSFFVQRVLSEEGDGGSGAGVTDSSSGEQGTTASSEDTLHGDVSEEHTFYHNSIEARCDVVDGELIVDNVVYHGPPPHTSNSPSSSGVPQPRYTNPFGGYPGPNLDEAEEEVLDGIQSWLAERGVDDQLGEFVGQYSIWVEQAEYERWLQQLRDYVAA comes from the coding sequence ATGGCGCGAGCGTACGCCACCACGACTCCGCCGCTGGAAGGCAGTCACAACGACCCTGCTGATGAGGGTGTGCACAGGATGAACGACGGCAgtgttggcgctgccgccgcccacCTCCAACACGCCCCGACGCTTCGCAGCGCCCTGCCGCCGAGCGCCGTGGAGCTGCCAGAGGAGTCGTTCCTCAAGTGCATCGACAAGGAAATCTTCGACGAGAAGGTGCGGCTGGACAAAGAGGATGGTccgccgccggtgcccaTGGGGTGGACGATGCATCACACGGAGGGGACCAGCTTCATCTACGGACGGCGGCTGtgggtgccgccgccgtcctcctcctcgtctccacGCCCAAGAAGTAGAGACGCGGAGGCGCAAGGCAACGATGTCAGTGGCAGCTCTACCCAGGAGAACCGAgacggagagcagcagcgagaggtgCGGGCGGCTCCACGGGCTGTGGAACGACATTTTTTACGCATCCAACTCACCGCCCGTGATGCCTCACTCGACCCTGAGTGCGACGTGCGCGGCGAGCActttcccttctccttctttgtTCAACGCGTTCTCTCCGAAGAAGGCGATGGGGGGAGTGGGGCGGGAGTAAcggacagcagcagtggtgagcAGGGTACCACAGCCAGCAGTGAGGACACTCTCCATGGCGATGTATCCGAGGAACACACCTTCTACCACAACAGCATCGAGGCTCGCTGCGACGTCGTTGACGGGGAGCTGATCGTCGACAATGTGGTCTACCAcggccctcctcctcacacgTCGAACTCCCCGTCCTCGTCCGGTGTGCCACAGCCGCGGTACACGAACCCATTCGGCGGCTACCCGGGGCCAAACCTGGACGAGGCCGAAGAGGAAGTCCTCGATGGCATTCAAAGTTGGCTGGCCGAGCGCGGCGTTGACGACCAGCTCGGCGAATTTGTTGGGCAGTACTCTATATGGGTTGAGCAGGCAGAGTACgagcggtggctgcagcagcttcgcgACTACGTGGCAGCCTGA
- a CDS encoding hypothetical protein (TriTrypDB/GeneDB-style sysID: LpmP.05.0800), translated as MGKSNPRRRNKVSSKRPPKHPHDDDYAEVEEGVVDNLTRTAAQPHHTSIPPCVRQLQESHEYAVLEDACSDVSYFAQQQQLNNIFLGEAVPQRVAQLLFLSPYEPPQLNAHADATPSAAAAAEVPQPHKGILYMQIAAAEALRSLVANSEQDCAIDALTSAGVDAATGKSFAEGLACLVQADWQHVQQARRCMTPEDWMDVYREEGEKATGGDEAADEDEATPTAATSTRRRRQAGSTRNSYFALLRHLEEVLALASVCVEASEACAETLSSTVTLLLLLDVLRVATTTTWETLLHPSAHYYADEAQVPVVSETVLAMRAYKRREACLLASLAVSTADVLLLLSPENPSLAQVFIGSRGNSGTAVSAFPSSSPPAAGSNAAMTAEQTAFLNTAVDAVDLRAWLAEKPAVEVQLQERFSDASLPSFLGAQHTVVAMERERVLYDLLRATLAIQGVLLHIAPVPANLQRVLPLLNDALHKVSLPMRVWCGVLPLLMGTGAGADEDVRAAATTLTTHRLRSTRSAVRLLHVMVNAVGEKNDTDRYEDDEAAFAANPLAALLQSGSLFYAFGLLLKDVLWMSPNRDANGNAAVLADPTHPTATRDVMVWQTQQRALRAEASSNAVATEVQMVLLATEVNVWEVASTLLLMLPVASLGDPALTWRALMQAVLSRFELHLDATASEGVGDSAHANILQRSARMHQLLWMQLESLGQMQWTMQRKQSSAAGSACNHVQATSADVDLLIRISWEASASALLKQACVGTVGLLCASMQSAEAAATAARFALAVLANGGPAATTYGKNLLDLCTQLVPGKVPSNPAEWRAWRQRLALSDAAATVRCEAANTLVDLFLDERHDAAVYWPLGVQDRLSAFKTQLAGYVKRRQQLDREAQRLYRISTETPEAAQWSEVLENLYGFIDYKAQHK; from the coding sequence ATGGGCAAGTCTAACCCGCGACGACGCAACAAAGTGTCTAGCAAGAGGCCTCCAAAGCACCCTCACGACGATGATTATGCAGAGGTAGAAGAGGGCGTGGTGGATAACCTCACAcgaacagcggcgcagccgcaccacacATCCATACCACCCTGTGTCCGGCAACTGCAGGAGTCGCACGAGTACGCTGTGTTGGAGGATGCATGCAGCGATGTCTCATActttgcgcagcagcagcaactcaaCAACATCTTCTTGGGTGAAGCCGTGCCGCAACgtgttgcgcagctcctcttcttgtCCCCCTATGAGCCACCGCAGCTCAACGCGCACGCTGATGCGACGCcgtcggctgcagcggcagcggaggtaCCGCAGCCGCACAAGGGCATCCTGTACATGCAGatcgcggcagcagaggcgctgcgcagtcTTGTCGCAAACAGTGAACAGGACTGCGCCATTGATGCCctcaccagcgccggcgtGGACGCAGCGACAGGGAAGAGCTTCGCAGAAGGGCTGGCCTGCCTCGTGCAGGCGGACTGGCAGCATGTGCAGCAGGCTCGCCGGTGCATGACGCCCGAGGACTGGATGGACGTCTACCGAGAAGAAGGTGAAAAGGCTACTGGTGGTGATGAGGCCGCCGACGAAGATGAAGCGACACCCACTGCCGCGACGAGcacgcgtcgccgtcgccaggCCGGGAGCACGCGTAACTCGTACTTCGCCCTTCTGCGCCatctggaggaggtgctggcgctcgcaagcgtgtgtgtggaggcgaGCGAGGCCTGCGCTGAGACCCTCTCCAGCACTGTGACACTCCTGCTACTGCTTGACGTGCTGCGCGTAGCGACCACGACAACGTGGGAGACGCTCCTGCACCCCTCCGCCCACTACTACGCCGATGAGGCGCAGGTGCCTGTGGTCAGCGAGACGGTGCTTGCCATGCGCGCCTACAAGCGGCGCGAGGCCTGCCTGCTAGCCTCGCTGGCGGTTAGCACTGCAGACGTGTTGCTCCTGCTCAGCCCCGAGAACCCGTCGCTAGCCCAGGTGTTCATCGGATCACGCGGGAACAGCGGCACGGCGGTGTCcgccttcccttcctcgtctCCACCTGCAGCCGGCAGCAATGCCGCCATGACGGCAGAGCAGACGGCGTTCTTGAACACCGCGGTCGACGCTGTGGACCTGCGTGCCTGGCTCGCCGAGAAGCCGGCAgtcgaggtgcagctgcaggagcgcttCTCCGACGCCTCCCTACCCAGCTTTCTCGGTGCACAGCACACGGTTGTGGCGATGGAGCGAGAGCGCGTCTTGTACGATCTTCTTCGCGCGACCCTCGCCATCCAGGGCGTGCTTCTCCACATCGCACCGGTGCCAGCGAACCTGCAGCGCGTACTGCCTCTACTGAATGATGCCCTGCACAAAGTGTCGTTGCCGATGCGCGTGTGGTGCGGTGTGCTGCCACTTCTCATGGGCACCGGTGCGGGCGCCGACGAAGACgtgcgggcggcggcgacgacgttgACCACCCaccggctgcgcagcactcGATCAGCTGTCCGCCTGCTGCACGTGATGGTGAACGCGGTGGGGGAGAAGAACGACACGGACCGGTACGAGGACGACGAAGCCGCGTTCGCCGCCAACCCGctggccgcgctgctgcagtcggGAAGCCTCTTTTACGCATTTGGGCTCCTGCTAAAGGATGTGCTTTGGATGTCGCCGAACAGGGACGCCAATGGCAACGCAGCCGTCCTGGCGGACCCAACTCACCCGACGGCAACACGTGACGTCATGGTTTGGCAGACCCAGCAGCGCGCATTGCGCGCCGAGGCGAGCTCTAATGCAGTGGCAACGGAGGTGCagatggtgctgctcgccacaGAAGTGAATGTGTGGGAGGTAGCAAGCACGCTACTGCTGATGCTTCCTGTCGCGAGCCTCGGCGATCCCGCACTAACGTGGCGGGCACTCATGCAGGCTGTGTTGAGCCGCTTTGAGCTCCACCTGGACGCCACAGCGtcggagggggtgggggacagCGCACACGCGAACATTCTGCAGCGCTCTGCCCGCATGCATCAGCTACTCTGGATGCAGCTGGAGTCGCTTGGGCAAATGCAGTGGACAATGCAGCGCAagcagagcagcgctgctgggtCCGCGTGCAACCACGTCCAGGCGACATCAGCGGACGTCGACCTCCTCATCCGCATCTCCTGGGAGGCGTCGGCAagcgcgctgctgaagcaagCGTGCGTTGGCACCGTTGGCCTACTGTGCGCGTCAATGCAAAGCGCAGAGGCTgcggccacggcggcgcggtTTGCCTTGGCAGTGCTCGCCAACGGTGGACCAGCTGCGACGACCTACGGGAAGAATCTCCTCGACCTATGCACGCAGCTCGTGCCAGGCAAGGTGCCCAGCAACCCTGCAGAATGGCgggcgtggcggcagcggcttgCGTTGTCggacgctgccgccacggtTCGCTGCGAGGCGGCCAACACCCTGGTCGATCTCTTCCTTGACGAGCGCCATGACGCCGCCGTGTACTGGCCGCTCGGCGTCCAGGACAGACTCAGCGCCTTCAAGACACAGCTTGCCGGCTACGTGAAACGGCGTCAGCAGCTGGATAGGGAGGCACAGCGACTCTACCGCATCTCCACGGAGACGCCGGAGGCAGCGCAGTGGtcggaggtgctggagaacCTCTACGGGTTTATCGACTACAAGGCACAACACAAGTAA
- a CDS encoding MYND zinc finger (ZnF) domain-like protein (TriTrypDB/GeneDB-style sysID: LpmP.05.0780): MPPQAAAPPPPPRPDPVTLDQIFLQLTAVDVPCDSKTYYLVALNTVAFHPSVKLFLFEDPAAAAASTANADTRTTSSSSPAAAALNKQRREKLLKSVAFMLAQRNNVMCHESRWETVSLLGELCRMESAHSGAPTSALGQIEAKLNNYAKENLEYLAQLPWFLPTINSIIKAGGGAVDDEAEGDAGEAAATVDKARQQGETGTSAAASSSSSRSTLKERLKAAREAGRGGADGNSGSGTGAEEDEDVVIALLDIRRALPTCHRISSSSSSDNADVVVEWSDANIEQARDLMFVDASTSMLHLIPSVARGCSDVCAQCQKRVPTVSTSAAKQLLRCSSCKAVYYCSVECQKTHWSTVHRTPCRAYKERCDSILEQYYASNRANGKKKGLKRDEVVILEVPLEPSLFFETRRYLYDHRNESFAHVDYSDYFMKYTVRGS, encoded by the coding sequence ATGCCGccacaggcagcagcaccgccgccgccgccgcgaccgGACCCCGTCACGCTGGACCAGATTTTTCTCCAGCTCACCGCCGTGGATGTGCCGTGTGACTCCAAAACTTATTACCTTGTCGCTCTCAACACGGTGGCCTTCCACCCGTCCGTGAAGCTGTTTCTCTTCGAAGacccagcggcggcagcagcgtcgacggcgaacgcagacacgcgcaccacgtcgtcgtcgtcaccagcggccgcggcgctcAACAAGCAACGCCGCGAGAAACTGCTCAAGAGTGTCGCCTTCATGTTGGCGCAGCGGAACAACGTCATGTGCCACGAATCCAGGTGGGAGACGGTGTCGCTGCTCGGGGAGCTGTGCCGCATGGAGAGTGCGCACAGCGGGGCGCCAACATCGGCACTGGGGCAGATCGAGGCGAAGCTAAACAACTACGCCAAGGAGAACCTCGAATACCTGGCACAGCTGCCATGGTTTCTGCCCACTATCAACAGCATCATCAAggccggtggcggtgcggtggacgacgaggccgagGGCGACGcaggcgaggcagccgcaACGGTGGACAAAGCGCGGCAGCAAGGCGAAACTGGCActtccgctgccgcctcctcttcctcctcacgcTCAACTCTCAAGGAGAGGCTGAAGGCAGCGCGAGAGGCCggccgtggtggtgcggaCGGCAATAGCGGCAGTGGGACGGGGGctgaagaggacgaggacgtcgTAATTGCGCTTCTCGACATTCGCCGTGCCCTCCCCACGTGTCACCGCataagcagcagcagcagcagcgacaacgcgGATGTGGTGGTCGAGTGGTCAGACGCGAACATCGAGCAGGCGCGTGATCTCATGTTCGTCGACGCCTCGACCTCGATGCTGCACCTCATCCCCAGCGTGGCccgcggctgcagcgacgtcTGTGCCCAGTGTCAGAAGCGCGTGCCGACTGTGTCCACATCTGCAGCCAAGCAGCttctccgctgcagcagctgcaaggCCGTCTACTACTGCTCTGTCGAGTGCCAGAAGACGCACTGGTCGACGGTTCACCGCACGCCGTGCCGGGCGTACAAGGAGCGATGCGACAGCATCCTCGAGCAGTACTACGCCTCGAACAGGGCCAatggaaagaagaaggggcTGAAGAGGGATGAGGTCGTCATCCTCGAGGTGCCACTGGAGCCGAGCCTCTTCTTCGAGACTCGCCGCTACCTCTACGACCACCGCAATGAGTCCTTCGCCCACGTCGACTACTCGGACTACTTCATGAAGTACACCGTGCGAGGGTCGTAA